A region from the Microcebus murinus isolate Inina chromosome 27, M.murinus_Inina_mat1.0, whole genome shotgun sequence genome encodes:
- the ABHD17A gene encoding alpha/beta hydrolase domain-containing protein 17A has translation MNGLSVSELCCLFCCPPCPGRIAAKLAFLPPEPTYSLLPEPEPGPGGAGAAPSGTLRTSGNPGRWKLHLTERADFQYSQRELDTIEVFLTKSARGNRISCMYVRCVPGARYTVLFSHGNAVDLGQMCSFYIGLGSRIHCNVFSYDYSGYGVSSGKPSEKNLYADIDAAWQALRTRYGISPDSIILYGQSIGTVPTVDLASRYECAAVVLHSPLTSGMRVAFPDTRKTYCFDAFPNIEKVSKITSPVLIIHGTEDEVIDFSHGLALYERCPKAVEPLWVEGAGHNDIELYSQYLERLRRFISQELPSQRA, from the exons ATGAACGGCCTGTCGGTGAGCGAGCTCTGCTGCCTCTTCTgctgcccgccctgccccggcCGCATCGCTGCCAAGCTCGCCTTCCTGCCACCGGAGCCCACCTACTCGCTGCTGCCTGAGCCCGAGCCGGGGCCCGGCGGGGCCGGTGCTGCCCCCTCGGGGACCCTGCGCACCTCAGGCAACCCTGGGCGCTGGAAGCTCCACCTGACGGAGCGCGCCGACTTCCAGTACAGCCAGCGCGAGCTGGACACCATTGAGGTCTTCCTGACCAAGAGTGCCCGCGGCAACCGCATCTCCTGCATGTATGTGCGCTGTGTGCCCGGCGCCAG gtaCACGGTTCTCTTCTCACACGGCAACGCGGTGGACCTGGGCCAGATGTGCAGCTTCTACATTGGCCTGGGCTCCCGCATCCACTGCAATGTCTTCTCCTACGACTACTCTGGCTACGGTGTGAGCTCGGGCAAGCCCTCAGAGAAGAACCTCTACGCCGACATCGATGCCGCCTGGCAGGCCCTACGCACCAG GTACGGCATCAGCCCAGACAGCATCATCCTGTACGGGCAGAGCATCGGCACGGTGCCCACTGTGGACCTGGCCTCGCGCTACGAGTGCGCTGCTGTGGTGCTGCACTCGCCGCTGACCTCGGGCATGCGCGTTGCCTTTCCGGACACCAGGAAGACCTACTGCTTTGATGCGTTCCCCAA catcGAGAAGGTGTCCAAGATCACGTCGCCTGTGCTCATCATCCACGGCACGGAGGATGAGGTAATCGACTTCTCTCACGGGCTGGCGCTCTACGAGCGCTGCCCCAAGGCCGTGGAGCCACTGTGGGTGGAGGGCGCCGGGCACAACGACATCGAGCTCTACAGCCAGTACCTGGAGCGCCTGCGCCGCTTCATCTCCCAGGAGCTGCCCAGCCAGCGCGCCTAG